The proteins below come from a single Periophthalmus magnuspinnatus isolate fPerMag1 chromosome 7, fPerMag1.2.pri, whole genome shotgun sequence genomic window:
- the mmp9 gene encoding matrix metalloproteinase-9, with translation MRCRAFAVCVLLGVCLQNGWTIPLKSVFVTFPGDIVKNVTDMELAENYLQRFGYMESVKRSGFQPVVSASKALKRMQRQMGLEETGELDPATLDAMKRPRCGVPDVANYKTFDGDLKWDHHDITYRILNYSPDMESSLIDDAFARAFKVWSAVTPLSFTRLFDGTADIMISFGKKDHGDPYPFDGKDGLLAHAYPPGEGLQGDAHFDDDEHWTLGRGAVVKTSYGNANGALCHFPFIFEGKAYTTCTTEGRTDNLPWCGTTEDYDKDKKYGFCPSELLYTIGGNSDGKQCVFPFVFLGKEYNSCTTEGRSDEYRWCATTDNFDKDKKYGFCPSRDTAVTGGNAEGEPCHFPFVFLGKEYDSCTSEGRADGKLWCATTASYDQDQKWGFCPDQGYSLFLVAAHEFGHALGLDHSNIREALMYPMYSYVEDFSLHEDDIEGIQYLYGGRTGPEPTTPQPTPTTTDYPDTDETDETEEPTEPTITTTTPSVDPTLDACKLNKFDTITVIEGDLHFFSNGHYWKMSSKHKKLMGPFVTSETWPKLPASVDSAFEDLLTKKIYFFSGRQFWVYTGKDAHGPRSVEKLGLPNSVQKVEGALQRGKGKVLLFSGENFWRLDVKAQKIDKGYPRYIDSVFGGVPNDAHDVFLYKGHFYFCRESFYWRMNPRRQVDRVGYVKYDLLQCPSPSRHYWEA, from the exons ATGAGGTGCCGTGCTTTCGCTGTGTGCGTACTGTTGGGAGTCTGTCTGCAGAATGGATGGACCATTCCCCTCAAGTCTGTGTTTGTGACCTTCCCTGGAGACATTGTCAAAAACGTGACAGATATGGAGCTGGCAGAG AATTACCTGCAGAGATTTGGCTACATGGAGTCGGTGAAGCGCAGTGGTTTTCAGCCAGTGGTGTCTGCGTCTAAAGCTCTGAAGCGCATGCAGAGACAGATGGGATTGGAGGAAACAGGAGAACTGGACCCAGCCACCCTGGACGCCATGAAGAGACCTCGCTGTGGAGTCCCTGATGTTGCCAACTACAAGACCTTTGATGGGGATCTGAAATGGGACCATCATGACATCACTTACAG GATCCTGAACTATTCCCCAGACATGGAGAGCTCTCTGATCGATGATGCTTTTGCCAGAGCTTTTAAAGTTTGGAGCGCAGTGACCCCCCTGAGTTTCACACGGCTCTTTGATGGAACAGCAGATATCATGATCTCATTTGGGAAAAAGG ACCATGGAGACCCGTACCCTTTTGATGGAAAGGACGGCCTGCTGGCTCATGCTTATCCTCCGGGTGAGGGTCTGCAGGGAGACGCACACTTTGATGATGACGAGCACTGGACTCTGGGGAGAGGCGCAG TTGTAAAGACAAGTTATGGGAATGCCAATGGCGCCTTGTGCCATTTTCCCTTCATATTTGAGGGCAAAGCCTACACCACTTGTACCACAGAGGGGCGGACAGACAATCTTCCCTGGTGCGGCACCACGGAAGACTATGACAAGGACAAGAAATATGGCTTTTGTCCAAGTGAAT TGCTGTATACTATTGGAGGAAATTCGGATGGGAAACAGTGTGTCTTCCCCTTTGTCTTTTTGGGAAAAGAATACAACAGTTGTACCACAGAGGGGCGCAGTGATGAGTACCGCTGGTGTGCAACCACTGACAACTTTGACAAGGACAAGAAATATGGCTTCTGTCCCAGTCGTG ATACCGCTGTAACAGGCGGAAATGCTGAAGGAGAGCCATGCCACTTTCCGTTTGTGTTTTTGGGGAAAGAGTACGACTCTTGCACGAGTGAGGGGCGCGCTGATGGTAAACTGTGGTGTGCTACCACAGCCAGCTATGATCAGGACCAGAAATGGGGATTCTGTCCCGACCAGG GTTACAGTTTGTTCCTTGTGGCAGCTCATGAGTTTGGACATGCTCTTGGTCTTGATCACTCCAACATCAGGGAGGCACTCATGTACCCCATGTACAGCTACGTGGAGGACTTCTCACTGCACGAAGATGACATTGAAGGCATACAGTATCTCTATG GCGGCAGAACAGGCCCAGAACCTACTACTCCTCAGcccactcccaccaccacagACTACCCTGACACTGACGAAACAGACGAGACAGAGGAGCCCACAGAGCCCAcaatcaccaccaccactcccTCCGTGGACCCCACACTGGATGCCTGCAAGCTCAACAAGTTTGACACCATTACTGTGATCGAAGGAGACCTGCATTTCTTTAGCAATGG ACATTATTGGAAAATGTCCAGTAAACATAAAAAGCTCATGGGACCATTTGTTACCTCTGAGACATGGCCCAAACTCCCAGCTTCAGTTGATTCTGCCTTTGAGGACCTTCTAACCAAGAAAATCTACTTCTTCTCAG GTCGGCAGTTCTGGGTATACACCGGGAAGGATGCCCATGGCCCCCGAAGCGTGGAGAAACTTGGTCTCCCCAACAGCGTACAGAAGGTTGAAGGTGCTCTGCAGAGGGGTAAAGGGAAAGTCCTGCTGTTCAGTGGAGAGAACTTCTGGAG GCTTGACGTTAAGGCCCAGAAGATTGACAAAGGATACCCACGTTACATAGACTCAGTTTTCGGTGGTGTTCCCAATGACGCACATGATGTTTTCCTCTACAAAG GTCATTTCTATTTCTGCCGTGAAAGTTTCTACTGGCGCATGAACCCAAGGAGACAGGTGGACCGTGTTGGATATGTGAAGTATGATCTGCTCCAGTGCCCAAGCCCCTCAAGACATTACTGGGAGGCTTAA
- the adora1b gene encoding adenosine receptor A1b, translated as MPGTLTAAQSFYIGMEVLIAVSSVLGNVMVVWAVKINKSLRDTTFCFIVSLALADIAVGALVIPLAITISIGLQTHFYSCLLVACTVLVLTQSSILALLAIAIDRYLRVKIPTRYKRVVTPRRAGLAVVLCWTVSFIVGLTPMLGWNNLWRLQQNSSNISSDLIITCQFETVISMDYMVYFNFFGWVLPPLVLMLVIYAEIFYMIHKQLNNKKINTSHADPNKYYDKELNLAKSLALVLFLFAISWLPLHIINCITLFCPECKKPIALLYVAILLTHGNSAVNPIIYAFRIKKFRTAFQKILQQYFCCKNLPILEIQPSDRKDMPQSPPSMQKPMLKLDIPPHNGQRDKGNQEQQEPKEQALEQNAV; from the exons ATGCCCGGGACACTCACAGCAGCGCAGTCCTTCTACATCGGGATGGAGGTGCTGATcgcagtctcctccgtgctcgGGAATGTGATGGTGGTTTGGGCAGTGAAGATAAACAAATCACTCAGAGACACcacgttttgtttcattgtgtcTCTGGCGCTCGCGGACATCGCAGTAGGAGCCCTCGTGATACCCCTCGCAATCACTATCAGTATCGGACTCCAAACTCATTTCTACAGCTGCCTGCTCGTGGCGTGCACGGTGCTGGTGCTCACACAAAGTTCAATCCTGGCGCTGCTGGCCATCGCTATTGACCGTTACCTCAGGGTCAAGATCCCCACCAG GTACAAGCGCGTGGTGACTCCTCGCAGAGCCGGACTGGCCGTAGTTCTCTGCTGGACCGTCTCCTTCATCGTGGGACTGACACCGATGTTGGGCTGGAACAACCTGTGGCGTCTGCAGCAAAATTCCTCTAACATCTCCTCGGACCTCATCATCACCTGCCAGTTTGAAACAGTCATCAGTATGGACTACATGGTGTATTTCAACTTTTTCGGATGGGTTCTGCCCCCGCTGGTCCTCATGCTTGTTATCTATGCAGAGATCTTCTACATGATCCACAAGCAGCTCAACAACAAGAAGATCAACACAAGCCACGCAGATCCAAACAAGTATTACGACAAAGAGTTGAACCTCGCAAAATCTTTGGCACTTGTCCTGTTCTTGTTCGCAATCAGTTGGCTGCCCTTACACATCATCAACTGTATCACCCTCTTCTGTCCCGAGTGCAAGAAACCAATTGCTTTGCTCTACGTCGCCATCTTGTTAACTCACGGCAACTCCGCTGTCAACCCTATCATATACGCGTTCCGGATCAAAAAGTTCCGTACAGCATTCCAGAAAATTTTGCAGCAGTATTTCTGTTGCAAGAACCTCCCTATTTTAGAAATCCAGCCGAGTGACAGGAAAGACATGCCCCAGTCGCCTCCTTCCATGCAGAAACCCATGCTCAAGTTGGACATCCCTCCCCACAACGGGCAACGAGATAAGGGGAACCAGGAACAACAAGAACCCAAAGAGCAAGCACTGGAACAGAATGCTGTATAG
- the LOC117374077 gene encoding zinc finger protein 335-like has protein sequence MDSEENEVESSSDAGPSGMEEPSESGMGMESSEAMSADSSDAAASHTPAPESDCHVGQSSEGLEVFIPETSSSTDARVSSVHLPDSSSVAQSTSVSSVSTVTQSVLVSESAQVLVHSSAVPDGAMMVSDSTASTSSDLGSAIDKIIESTIGPDIMNGCIAVTSAEDGDAETTQYLILQGPDDGAPMATQMSSSALSGRIAIEALSEGPTSTCLDQRDLQRNLEPDDQPGPSSYPEDSSSQPDQPGHSHPSLYIECSTDGPDQTGESSSSYVGCSGQEPDQTRSQSSFPDYSGDNSDQDLPGYVECSGADSNPTSRSHYVVECSRGYQEQTHLRGYIDSSADHKAPSSRQYGAEYGVGCVDSEQPGCSRYQSRDEDDDDDDDDEQMDGPDQPQHSQQPPQHSGYTENSNDPEASLYAEESSSSDHPVADTASSRGLPEALECSESQSGPYISSSCTYTPHTEPEPTPQCSYSQEGHQGTQGPQHEAEIPQQTDTSTMAQGSGYQPLNLEDMMEVVIVQQFKCKMCPYKSTSRNTLINHMRDKHFNNAGDMPKKRKRGRPSKSETLARRQAELERVEQMKAKQEQAAQAAEEEDDDIVDAGAIDDSEEDSDYNPVDEDCKGRPPALLKRPTQPKSSTEGRPKRKVGRPRKYTPPEEGCNSKEADSIAKVSSHMDTSAPEEASSSGVDNGPAEVITEDSAEMAISQSDSENKDPSSISQAGEEFLPKKRGRPSKHFLRKKYKKYINRNRYYKSLKPLQRPHNCWICGSRFLTQEDLRFHVDSHEGNDPELFKCLQCNYHCKRWTSLKEHMFNHEGTKPFKCDECDYTSVYKKDVLRHAAVHRKVKKKPDMGSKTSEFPCPICHKVYPLQKRLTQHMKTHSSEKPHMCDKCGKSFKKRYTFKMHLLTHIQSLGENKFKCEFCEYTCDNKKMLLNHQLSHTNDRPFKCDYCKYATAKEEFLVSHMAIKHTGEKPFSCSMCHFMTKHRKNLRLHVQCRHPEAFEEWSQAHPEEPTQKRRKPFFTLQQIEELKQQHENVQGLQNTIVAVDPSTLQAIQGMENAAVTQDALGNTIIYEQGESGDLSAQNALDLLLNMSNARELVGNSLQVAVLNPDGKEKGTWTVTSAPGTASGLAPKIVTVHVSENGETVLQEAYEETSSQSGEITQITIGDYESEDYNVVEQSAEDIQSSGANEKTPSQDNAKNEKFYLTAALPEGVLQQVELSSDAPVSPSTVSSPGLNTKRFSCRICMESFQGRSDMENHKRAHIDPNTFKCADCDFTSASWLDVKSHMELHSYLRPHKCPSCSFASKNKKDLRRHIMTHTNEKPFSCNQCGQRFKRNGHLKFHMERLHSQDNHTRKSNSSTQTIIVNSDEEALATLQSLQTQTVISPERLQALGQDHIIVSQEQAGSDQEEGPYITIDGQAVQHLVTDDNQVTEVQYIIAQDGVSHLIPQEYVVVADGNQIQLPDGHIIQYSEQDRAFVQGQKIAVSHGGQIQYLPVTSEQQVVSAEELEAAAHSAVTAVADAAMAQAQTVYTEATPEQLEQLQRQGIHYDVITFTDE, from the exons ATGGATTCAGAGGAGAATGAGGTGGAGAGCAGTAGTGATGCTGGGCCATCTGGGATGGAGGAGCCATCTGAGAGTGGCATGGGCATGGAGTCATCAGAGGCCATGTCTGCAGACAGCAGTGATGCCGCTGCCTCCCACACACCTGCCCCAGAGTCTGACTGCCATGTAGGGCAGAGCTCAGAGGGGCTTGAG GTATTTATACCAGAGACAAGCTCCAGCACAGATGCCCGAGTATCGTCAGTGCACCTTCCGGACTCCTCGTCGGTCGCCCAGTCcaccagtgtgtccagtgtgtccacagTCACTCAGTCTGTGCTGGTATCAGAGTCGGCCCAGGTCCTTGTCCACTCTAGCGCTGTCCCAGATGGAGCCATGATGGTTTCAGATTCAACTGCTTCTACCTCATCAGACCTGGGCTCTGCCATCGACAAGATCATAGAGTCCACCATTGGCCCTGACATTATGAATG gctGTATCGCTGTCACCAGTGCTGAAGATGGTGATGCAGAAACAACACAGTATTTAATTTTACAAGGACCAGATGATG GTGCTCCTATGGCAACCCAGATGTCATCGTCTGCCTTATCAGGTCGCATAGCCATAGAAGCTCTCAGTGAAGGCCCTACATCCACATGTTTGGACCAGAGAGACCTGCAGCGTAACCTGGAACCAGACGACCAGCCGGGACCTTCGAGCTACCCAGAGGACAGTAGCAGTCAACCGGACCAGCCGGGACACTCTCACCCCTCCCTGTACATAGAATGCAGCACAGATGGCCCTGATCAGACTGGAGAGTCCTCCTCTTCCTATGTAGGGTGTTCAGGTCAGGAGCCGGACCAGACCCGCTCTCAGTCTAGTTTCCCTGACTACAGCGGAGATAACAGTGACCAGGACTTACCTGGATATGTAGAATGCAGTGGAGCTGACTCAAACCCCACCAGCCGTAGTCACTATGTGGTGGAGTGCAGTAGGGGTTATCAGGAGCAAACCCATTTGCGCGGTTACATTGACAGCAGTGCGGACCACAAAGCTCCTTCCAGTCGCCAGTATGGAGCTGAATATGGAGTGGGGTGTGTGGACTCAGAGCAACCTGGCTGTTCTCGGTACCAGTCTcgagatgaagatgatgatgatgatgatgatgatgagcaAATGGATGGCCCTGACCAGCCCCAGCACTCCCAGCAGCCACCACAGCACTCCGGTTACACTGAGAACAGCAATGACCCAGAGGCCTCTCTGTATGCTGAGGAGAGCTCCTCTTCAGATCATCCTGTGGCGGACACGGCCAGCTCCCGTGGCCTTCCCGAGGCGCTTGAATGCAGCGAGAGCCAATCTGGACCTTACATCAGCAGCAGCTGCACATACACCCCTCATACAGAGCCGGAGCCCACGCCTCAGTGCTCATATAGTCAAGAAGGACATCAGGGCACCCAAGGACCACAGCATGAGGCTGAGATACCCCAGCAAACAGACACATCCACAATGGCACAGGGTTCAGGGTACCAGCCACTTAACCTGGAAGACATGATGGAAGTTGTGATTGTACAACAgtttaaatgcaaaatgtgtCCATACAAAAGTACGTCCAGAAATACACTCATTAACCACATGCGGGACAAGCACTTCAATAATGCag GAGATATGCCAAAGAAACGTAAACGTGGGCGGCCCTCAAAGAGTGAAACATTGGCCCGACGTCAGGCGGAGCTGGAGCGAGTGGAGCAGATGAAGGCGAAGCAAGAGCAGGCGGCTCaggcagcagaggaggaggacgatgaCATTGTGGATGCTGGCGCCATAGATGATTCTGAAG AGGATAGTGACTATAACCCAGTTGACGAAGACTGCAAAGGAAGACCACCTGCCCTGCTTAAAAGGCCTACACAACCAAAATCCTCCACTGAGGGCCGTCCCAAACGCAAAGTGGGACGACCACGAAAGTACACTCCGCCAGAGGAAGGCTGTAATAGCAAAG AAGCAGACAGTATTGCTAAAGTGTCGAGCCATATGGACACTAGTGCCCCTGAAGAGGCTAGCTCCTCTGGTGTTGACAATGGACCTGCTGAAGTGATTACAGAAGATTCAGCAGAAATGGCCATAAGCCAGTCAGACTCTGAGAACAAAGATCCTTCCTCCATCTCACAGGCTGGGGAGGAATTCCTTCCAAAGAAACGAGGACGACCCTCAAAACATTTTCTGCGAAAGAAATACAAGAAGTATATTAATCGCAA TCGGTACTACAAATCCCTAAAGCCACTGCAAAGACCTCACAACTGTTGGATTTGTGGTTCACGGTTCCTCACTCAAGAAGATTTGAGATTCCATGTAGACTCCCATGAAGGCAATGATCCTGAGCTGTTCAAATGTCTCCAATGCAACTACCATTGCAAACGGTGGACATCTCTAAAG GAACACATGTTTAATCATGAAGGTACAAAGCCCTTCAAGTGTGACGAGTGTGATTATACAAGTGTCTACAAGAAGGATGTGCTTCGTCATGCAGCTGTCCACAGAAAAGT aaaaaagaaaCCAGATATG GGTTCAAAGACATCAGAGTTCCCCTGCCCTATCTGTCACAAGGTTTATCCACTGCAAAAGAGGCTGACCCAGCACATGAAGACACATAGCTCTGAGAAGCCTCACATGTGTGACAAG tgtggGAAATCTTTTAAGAAACGATACACATTTAAGATGCACCTTCTGACTCACATCCAAAGTCTTGGAGAGAACAA attcaaatgtGAGTTTTGCGAATACACCTGTGACAATAAGAAGATGCTTCTCAACCATCAGTTGTCACACACCAATGATAGACCCTTCAAATGTGACTACTGCAAATATGCCACAGCTAAAGAGGAGTTTCTGGTCTCTCATATGGCTATCAAACACACAG GGGAGAAGCCTTTCTCCTGCAGCATGTGCCACTTCATGACCAAACACAGAAAGAACCTGCGTTTGCATGTGCAGTGTCGGCACCCAGAGGCATTTGAGGAGTGGTCCCAGGCTCACCCCGAGGAGCCCACCCAGAAACGACGCAAACCCTTCTTTACCCTGCAGCAAATTGAGGAGCTCAAACAGCAGCACGAGAATGTACAGGGTCTGCAAAACACTATT GTTGCGGTGGATCCATCAACTCTACAAGCAATACAAGGCATGGAAAATGCTGCTGTTACCCAGGATGCTTTAGGAAACACTATTATCTATGAGCAAG GTGAATCTGGGGACCTTTCAGCTCAGAATGCTCTTGACCTGCTGCTTAACATGAGTAATGCACGAGAACTGGTGGGAAACTCCTTACAG GTTGCTGTGTTAAATCCTGATGGTAAAGAAAAAGGTACATGGACAGTTACTtcagctccaggtacagccTCTGGTTTAGCACCAAAGATCGTCACTGTCCATGTGTCTGAGAATGGCGAGACTGTGCTACAGGAAGCCTATGAAGAAACTTCCTCCCAGTCTGGAGAAATCACTCAGATTACGATCGGGGACTATGAAAGCGAAGACTACAATGTGGTGGAGCAATCAGCTGAGGACATTCAGAGTTCTGG TGCTAATGAGAAGACTCCATCACAAGACAATGCAAAAAATGAAAAGTTCTACCTCACTGCAGCTCTGCCTGAAGGAGTTTTGCAACAAGTTGAG ttgAGCAGTGATGCCCCAGTCTCCCCTTCAACTGTGAGCTCACCAGGTCTCAATACCAAAAGGTTTTCCTGTCGCATCTGCATGGAGTCCTTCCAAGGGCGTTCTGACATGGAGAACCACAAGAGGGCGCACATAGACCCCAACACATTTAAGTGTGCAGACTGTGACTTTACATCGGCCTCTTGGTTGGACGTCAAG AGTCACATGGAGCTGCATTCTTATTTACGTCCTCACAAATGTCCCAGCTGCAGCTTTGCCTCCAAAAACAAGAAAGACCTACGGAGACATATAATGACTCACACCAATGAGAAACCATTTTCTTGTAATCAGTGTGGGCAAAG GTTCAAACGCAATGGTCATCTGAAATTTCATATGGAGCGCCTCCACAGCCAGGACAATCACACTCGCAAGAGCAACTCCAGTACACAGACAATAATAGTTAACAGTGATGAGGAAGCTCTGGCCACTCTTCAAT CATTGCAGACTCAGACAGTCATTTCTCCGGAGCGGCTCCAGGCTTTGGGACAGGATCACATCATTGTCTCCCAGGAACAGGCAGGATCGGACCAG GAGGAAGGCCCATACATAACCATTGATGGGCAGGCAGTTCAGCATCTAGTGACGGATGACAACCAAGTGACTGAG GTTCAATACATCATTGCACAAGATGGAGTTTCGCACTTAATTCCTCAGGAGTATGTTGTGGTAGCTGATGGGAACCAGATCCAG CTGCCAGATGGACACATCATTCAGTATTCAGAACAGGACAGAGCTTTTGTGCAAGGGCAGAAG ATTGCGGTGAGTCACGGTGGTCAGATCCAGTACCTTCCTGTCACGTCAGAGCAGCAGGTCGTCAGTGCAGAAGAACTGGAGGCAGCAGCTCATTCGGCTGTCACAG CAGTGGCAGATGCAGCTATGGCCCAGGCACAGACCGTCTACACAGAGGCCACACCTGAACAACTGGAGCAGCTGCAGCGACAAGGCATCCACTATGATGTCATCACCTTCACCGACGAATGA